From Candidatus Methylomirabilota bacterium, the proteins below share one genomic window:
- a CDS encoding ABC transporter substrate binding protein, which produces AAKAGRAGAVLLVEGPRAVANRDLIAELGLRNRLPVMGHFRPIVQAGGLMSYGVDLNDLFRRAAGYVDKILKGAKPADLPVEQPTKFELVVNLKTAKALRITLPPSVLSRADEIIE; this is translated from the coding sequence GCCGCCAAGGCCGGTCGCGCGGGGGCCGTGCTCCTGGTGGAGGGTCCACGCGCGGTCGCGAACCGGGACCTCATCGCAGAGCTCGGCTTGAGGAACCGGCTGCCCGTGATGGGCCATTTCAGACCTATCGTCCAGGCGGGAGGGCTGATGTCATACGGGGTCGACCTGAACGATCTGTTCCGCCGCGCCGCCGGCTACGTGGACAAGATCCTCAAGGGAGCGAAGCCCGCCGACCTGCCCGTCGAGCAGCCCACCAAGTTCGAGCTCGTCGTCAATCTGAAGACGGCAAAGGCTCTCCGCATCACGCTCCCGCCATCCGTGCTCTCGCGGGCGGACGAGATCA